A section of the Telopea speciosissima isolate NSW1024214 ecotype Mountain lineage chromosome 3, Tspe_v1, whole genome shotgun sequence genome encodes:
- the LOC122653869 gene encoding uncharacterized protein LOC122653869 encodes MAMALNLVTFQKSQGLQVSCRKKERDRDQYPYKVIEITPPPKNLGVRCFPPNMQCGESVTIEGQAYTVSAVIHRYQLRKGKYEPSEKRLDVQSTGRYILNLYLENLLEQS; translated from the exons ATGGCGATGGCGTTAAACCTGGTTACATTTCAGAAG TCGCAGGGGCTTCAGGTCTCttgcagaaagaaagaaagagacagagatCAGTACCCCTACAAGGTCATTGAAATCACGCCACCGCCCAAGAACCTCGGTGTTCGCTGCTTCCCCCCT AACATGCAGTGTGGGGAGAGTGTGACAATAGAAGGCCAAGCATACACTGTTTCAGCAGTAATCCACCGGTACCAGCTTCGCAAGGGAAAGTATGAACCCAGTGAGAAGAGGCTTGATGTGCAGTCGACTGGGAGATATATACTGAACTTGTACCTGGAGAATCTATTAGAACAATCATGA
- the LOC122656231 gene encoding heterogeneous nuclear ribonucleoprotein 1-like — MATDSKAMDASSDGEALEVKNSDHNEEENFQPQTGEGASPGKIFIGGLAKETTSVQFTKHFGKYGEMTDSVIMKDRRTGQPRGFGFVTYADPSVVDKVIQDTHIINGKQVEIKRTIPKGAIGSKDFRTKKIFVGGVPTTVTEDEFKDFFAKFGEVKEHQIMRDHATSRSRGFGFITFDTEKDVDDLLAKGNKLDLAGAQVEIKKAEPKKGSNVPPSVPKRFNDPRPTFGGGFGDGYGGFGGGSGGFGASSYRSGGGYGGRPSAFGGYGGTEFGGGYGGYGGSGLGSYRGDPSLGYSGGYGGSFGRGYDLVGAYGSAADGYGGYGSGASGGYGSAYDSSLAGGYGGSSGGSLYGNRGAYGGSGGGRYHPYAR, encoded by the exons ATGGCTACAGATTCGAAGGCAATGGATGCTTCTTCCGACGGAGAAGCTCTCGAAGTAAAAAACTCGGATCACAATGAAGAAGAGAACTTTCAGCCTCAAACAGGAGAAGGAGCCAGTCCTGG AAAGATATTCATTGGAGGTTTAGCAAAAGAGACAACTTCTG TACAATTCACCAAGCATTTTGGTAAATATGGTGAAATGACGGATTCCGTCATAATGAAAGATCGAAGAACAGGGCAACCACGTGGGTTTGGATTTGTGACTTATGCAGATCCTTCCGTGGTAGATAAAGTCATTCAGGACACTCATATTATCAATGGGAAACAG GTTGAAATCAAGCGGACCATACCAAAGGGAGCCATTGGCTCTAAGGATTTTAGGACGAAGAAGATCTTTGTGGGTGGAGTTCCTACAACTGTAACAGAag ATGAGTTTAAGGACTTCTTTGCAAAGTTTGGAGAGGTCAAGGAGCACCAGATCATGCGGGACCATGCCACCAGTCGTTCTCGTGGCTTTGGATTTATTACGTTTGACACTGAGAAAGATGTTGATGATCTCTTGGCCAAGGGGAATAAACTTGACCTAGCCGGAGCTCAG GTGGAAATCAAGAAGGCTGAACCAAAGAAAGGATCGAATGTGCCTCCATCAGTACCCAAGCGTTTTAACGATCCTAGGCCCACTTTTGGTGGTGGGTTTGGAGATGGTTATGGTGGATTTGGTGGTGGCAGCGGTGGCTTCGGTGCTAGTTCTTATAGGTCAGGAGGGGGTTATGGGGGTAGACCCAGTGCATTTGGTGGATATGGTGGAACTGAGTTTGGTGGTGGTTATGGAGGATATGGTGGTAGTGGCTTAGGATCTTATAGGGGAGATCCCTCCCTAGGATACTCTGGCGGCTATGGTGGAAGCTTTGGTAGAGGTTATGATTTAGTAGGTGCTTATGGTAGTGCAGCTGATGGCTATGGAGGATACGGAAGTGGTGCCAGTGGTGGCTATGGCAGTGCTTATGATTCCAGCCTTGCAGGTGGTTATGGAGGTAGCAGTGGAGGGTCGTTATATGGGAATAGAGGGGCTTATGGAGGTAGTGGAGGTGGTCGTTACCATCCTTATGCGAGGTAG